One Hordeum vulgare subsp. vulgare chromosome 4H, MorexV3_pseudomolecules_assembly, whole genome shotgun sequence DNA window includes the following coding sequences:
- the LOC123448983 gene encoding uncharacterized protein LOC123448983 → MALGNDSPASYIRMVHHLIEKCMTFGMSMEECMEALSKRADVQPVVTSTVWKELEKENKEFFDRYNKQLRSEREGRSSSGSSSNSSS, encoded by the exons ATGGCCCTGGGAAACGACTCTCCGGCCTCCTACATCCGCATG GTGCACCATCTGATTGAGAAGTGCATGACGTTCGGGATGAGCATGGAGGAGTGCATGGAGGCGCTGTCCAAGCGCGCCGACGTTCAGCCGGTCGTCACCTCCACAG TGTGGAAAGAGTTGGAGAAGGAAAACAAGGAGTTCTTCGACAGGTACAACAAGCAGTTGAGATCAGAAAGGGAAGGCCGgagcagcagcggcagcagcagcaatagcAGCTCCTAA